A stretch of uncultured Fibrobacter sp. DNA encodes these proteins:
- a CDS encoding L,D-transpeptidase family protein, translated as MLTSPIDNILVEKAKRQMHLRNGDKIVKTYRISLGKNPVGAKVKSGDNKTPEGNYTIEWHNPKSKFHLSLKISYPNAEQIQAAKVSNYEPGGDIMIHGYPNKVPAFLFKFWHKWKDWTAGCIAVTNDEIEEIYAAVKDGTPITIKT; from the coding sequence ATGCTCACCTCACCCATCGACAACATCCTCGTAGAAAAGGCGAAGCGCCAAATGCACTTGCGCAACGGCGATAAAATTGTCAAGACGTACCGAATTTCTTTGGGCAAGAATCCGGTGGGTGCGAAGGTCAAGTCCGGTGACAACAAGACGCCCGAGGGCAACTACACCATCGAGTGGCACAACCCCAAGAGCAAATTTCATTTATCGCTGAAGATTTCGTACCCGAACGCGGAGCAAATCCAGGCCGCAAAAGTTAGCAACTACGAACCCGGCGGCGACATCATGATTCACGGCTACCCGAACAAGGTTCCGGCATTTCTCTTTAAGTTTTGGCACAAGTGGAAGGACTGGACTGCCGGCTGCATCGCGGTCACCAACGACGAAATCGAAGAAATCTACGCCGCCGTCAAGGACGGCACGCCGATAACCATCAAGACTTAA
- a CDS encoding 3-isopropylmalate dehydratase small subunit 2, producing the protein MNSIDIVKGSGVPVRGNDIDTDRIIPARFLKCVTFEGLGDNAFADDIAGLAAQGKVHPFRDPAYKNGSILVSNQNFGCGSSREHAPQALKRWGIRAIIAESYSEIFFGNCVAIGVPCYKVSHEVADKILAWIEAHPSEELVTSTESRTLKMGDETIELTLADGPRGQFLDGSWHARSALMANADKVQELASKLPYMQFLK; encoded by the coding sequence ATGAATTCTATCGACATTGTTAAAGGTTCCGGCGTTCCTGTACGCGGCAACGACATCGACACTGACCGTATCATCCCGGCACGCTTCCTCAAGTGCGTCACGTTCGAAGGCCTCGGCGACAACGCCTTTGCCGACGATATCGCTGGCCTCGCCGCTCAGGGCAAGGTCCACCCGTTCCGCGATCCGGCCTACAAGAACGGCTCCATCCTCGTTTCGAACCAGAACTTCGGTTGCGGTTCCAGCCGTGAACACGCTCCGCAGGCCCTGAAGCGCTGGGGCATCCGCGCCATCATCGCCGAAAGCTACTCCGAAATCTTCTTCGGTAACTGCGTCGCCATCGGCGTGCCCTGCTACAAGGTGAGCCACGAAGTTGCAGACAAGATTCTCGCCTGGATCGAAGCACACCCGAGCGAAGAACTCGTCACGAGCACCGAAAGCCGCACGCTCAAGATGGGTGACGAAACCATCGAGCTCACGCTTGCCGACGGCCCGCGCGGTCAGTTCCTCGACGGTTCCTGGCACGCACGTTCCGCCCTCATGGCCAACGCCGACAAGGTGCAGGAACTCGCCAGCAAGCTGCCGTACATGCAGTTCCTTAAGTAG
- the leuC gene encoding 3-isopropylmalate dehydratase large subunit yields the protein MGKSLYQKIFESHTVAKLPSGQCQLFIGLHLCHEVTSPQAFAQLREEGQKVLFPERTFATVDHIIPTTFPERNRPLQDGISEEMFSHIENNTKNNGIKFFGPGTCEQGVIHIVGPEEGVTQPGMTVACGDSHTATHGAFGAIAFGIGTSQVADVLATQTLAMSPLKTRRIKFTGKLKPGVTAKDVALAYIAKLGVNGGVGYAYEFAGPVIEEMGMEGRMTVCNMAIEGGARVGYCNPDEKTFEYLKGRPYAPKADKWDEAVAYWKSVATDADAQFDDEVEINCDNLEPMVTWGITPAQAIPLNGNMPKISEFEGSEKKVISEAYEYMGWEEGSKMIGRPIDIAFVGSCTNGRLSDLQAAAEIIKGHKVAPTVKMWVVPGSMKIKVEAEALGLDKIFKEAGAEWREAGCSLCLAMNPDKLKGRQVSASSSNRNFKGRQGSPSGRTILMSPAMVAAAAIEGKVTDVRKYIK from the coding sequence ATGGGAAAATCACTCTATCAGAAGATTTTTGAAAGCCACACGGTAGCTAAGCTCCCGAGCGGCCAGTGCCAGCTCTTTATCGGGCTCCACCTCTGCCACGAAGTCACGAGCCCGCAGGCTTTTGCGCAGCTCCGCGAAGAAGGCCAGAAGGTGCTGTTCCCGGAACGCACTTTCGCCACGGTCGACCACATCATCCCGACCACGTTCCCGGAACGTAACCGCCCGCTCCAGGACGGCATTTCCGAAGAGATGTTCTCCCATATCGAAAACAACACCAAGAATAACGGCATCAAGTTCTTTGGCCCCGGCACCTGCGAACAGGGCGTGATCCACATCGTGGGCCCCGAAGAAGGCGTGACCCAGCCGGGCATGACCGTTGCCTGCGGTGACTCCCACACGGCAACGCACGGTGCATTCGGTGCTATCGCGTTCGGTATCGGTACAAGCCAGGTGGCCGACGTTTTGGCCACCCAGACGCTCGCCATGAGCCCCTTGAAGACTCGCCGCATCAAGTTCACCGGCAAGCTCAAGCCGGGTGTGACCGCCAAGGACGTTGCCCTTGCCTACATCGCCAAGCTCGGCGTGAACGGTGGCGTTGGCTACGCTTACGAATTTGCCGGTCCGGTCATCGAAGAAATGGGCATGGAAGGCCGTATGACGGTCTGCAACATGGCTATCGAAGGTGGCGCCCGCGTCGGTTACTGCAACCCCGACGAAAAGACTTTTGAATACCTCAAGGGCCGTCCGTACGCCCCGAAGGCTGACAAGTGGGACGAAGCCGTTGCTTACTGGAAGTCTGTGGCTACCGACGCCGACGCCCAGTTTGACGACGAAGTCGAAATCAACTGCGACAACCTCGAACCGATGGTCACCTGGGGTATCACTCCGGCACAGGCCATTCCGCTCAACGGCAACATGCCGAAGATCAGCGAATTCGAAGGCAGCGAAAAGAAGGTCATCTCTGAAGCCTATGAATACATGGGCTGGGAAGAAGGTTCCAAGATGATTGGCCGCCCCATCGACATCGCCTTCGTGGGTAGCTGCACCAACGGCCGCCTCAGCGACTTGCAGGCCGCCGCCGAAATCATCAAGGGCCACAAGGTCGCCCCGACCGTGAAGATGTGGGTCGTTCCTGGTTCCATGAAGATCAAGGTGGAAGCCGAAGCTCTCGGTCTCGACAAGATTTTCAAGGAAGCCGGTGCCGAATGGCGCGAAGCGGGCTGCTCGCTCTGCCTCGCCATGAACCCGGACAAGCTCAAGGGTCGCCAGGTGAGCGCCTCCTCCAGTAACCGTAACTTCAAGGGCCGTCAGGGCAGCCCGTCGGGCCGCACCATCCTCATGAGCCCCGCCATGGTGGCCGCCGCCGCCATCGAAGGCAAGGTCACCGACGTCCGCAAGTACATCAAGTAA